In Oceanidesulfovibrio indonesiensis, a single window of DNA contains:
- a CDS encoding PAS domain S-box protein gives MSRAVSGATPSFVCKAMQAIRRRLIWKIVIPIAAVVFVTIFVWSVYHIEYQARFTHSQFIDSAEKIGDTILLGLDHAMLLNARESTQAIVENTAQLDQLQAVRVIDKKGRVMFDSGNRTGSVEPQSSSLCQSCHAASPTPMERQVYKEPNVKASGDNRIDGALFNLVLPIPNEPSCSVGTSCHFHDPDEKILGVLDLAFIMDPNAHGEQEFKAHTAYLALILFLLICAGLMVLTYFLINRPINAIARAAAVFSRGETPPTEPNVSDDEMGQLAGAVHDMGRELIAKNDQLARQMDHYQDLFEGVPCFITVQNRNFELLRYNRAFGERFSAQPGEYCYKAYKNRSEPCPDCPVVKTFETGLPQTTEESGCYKDGSKAHWIVRTAPVYGPDGEVAAAMEMCLDITERKELEYELKRSEMKYCDIFNNIPSSVFVLDDEDLSILDCNRGAAITYGYDKNEFTEMSFLDLFVDSELDGFAESIADVLRAGGMDQARHRRKSGAKFYVSVNVSPSSFFDKNVFLVTVTDITNRLEAEQQLIQASKMATLGEMATGVAHEINQPLSVIQTSVDLVNRRLVRGEVPEKALLDRLVHVIDAQIERADKIIGHMREFGRKADPDLETVDLNEVIVRSFEFFSQQLVIRDIEVVWELADKLPPVRCEPNRMEQVYINFLINARDAIEERHALASKRGEEENLPPKRITVKTLANQEFVTTRISDTGVGVPAEIAPKIFEPFFTTKQVGKGTGLGLSISYGIVKEYGGDVYVNNNETGGASFHIRLPVARTARSGPVDKES, from the coding sequence ATGAGCCGAGCCGTATCTGGCGCCACGCCCTCATTCGTGTGCAAGGCCATGCAGGCCATCCGCCGCCGCCTCATCTGGAAGATCGTCATCCCCATCGCGGCGGTGGTCTTTGTGACCATCTTCGTGTGGTCGGTCTACCATATCGAATACCAGGCGCGCTTCACCCACAGCCAGTTCATCGACAGCGCCGAGAAGATCGGCGACACTATCCTGCTGGGCCTGGATCACGCCATGCTGCTCAACGCCCGGGAAAGCACCCAGGCCATCGTGGAGAATACGGCGCAACTCGACCAGCTCCAGGCCGTGCGCGTCATCGACAAGAAAGGCCGCGTTATGTTCGACAGCGGCAACAGAACCGGCAGCGTGGAGCCCCAAAGCTCTTCTCTGTGCCAGAGCTGCCATGCGGCATCACCGACGCCCATGGAACGGCAAGTCTACAAAGAGCCGAATGTAAAAGCCTCGGGTGACAACAGAATTGACGGCGCGCTGTTCAACCTCGTGCTGCCCATCCCCAACGAACCGAGCTGTTCGGTAGGTACATCGTGCCACTTCCATGATCCGGACGAAAAGATCCTCGGCGTGCTCGACCTCGCGTTCATCATGGATCCCAACGCTCACGGCGAGCAGGAGTTCAAGGCGCACACCGCCTACCTGGCGCTCATCCTCTTCCTGCTCATCTGCGCCGGGCTCATGGTCCTGACCTATTTCCTCATCAACCGTCCCATCAACGCCATTGCCAGGGCGGCAGCCGTGTTCTCGCGCGGGGAAACGCCGCCCACCGAGCCCAACGTCTCGGATGACGAGATGGGTCAGCTCGCCGGAGCCGTGCACGATATGGGCCGCGAGCTCATCGCCAAGAACGATCAGCTCGCCCGGCAGATGGACCATTACCAGGACCTGTTCGAAGGCGTACCCTGCTTCATCACCGTGCAGAATCGGAACTTCGAGCTGTTGCGCTACAACCGCGCCTTCGGGGAACGCTTCTCGGCCCAGCCCGGGGAGTACTGCTACAAGGCGTACAAGAATCGCAGCGAGCCGTGCCCGGACTGCCCGGTGGTCAAGACGTTCGAAACCGGACTGCCCCAGACCACGGAGGAGAGCGGCTGCTACAAGGACGGCTCCAAGGCCCACTGGATAGTGCGCACGGCGCCGGTGTACGGCCCGGACGGCGAGGTTGCGGCGGCCATGGAGATGTGCCTGGACATCACCGAGCGCAAGGAGCTGGAGTACGAGCTCAAGCGCTCCGAGATGAAGTACTGCGACATCTTCAACAACATCCCCAGCTCGGTTTTCGTGCTGGACGATGAAGACCTCTCCATTCTGGACTGCAACCGCGGCGCCGCGATCACTTACGGCTATGACAAGAACGAGTTCACCGAGATGTCCTTCCTGGACCTCTTCGTAGACAGCGAGCTGGACGGCTTTGCCGAAAGCATCGCGGACGTGCTGCGTGCCGGCGGCATGGATCAGGCCCGCCATCGCCGCAAGTCCGGGGCCAAGTTCTACGTCTCGGTCAACGTCTCGCCGTCCAGTTTCTTTGACAAGAACGTATTCCTTGTCACAGTCACGGACATAACCAACCGGCTGGAGGCCGAGCAGCAGCTCATCCAGGCGAGCAAGATGGCCACACTGGGCGAGATGGCCACAGGCGTGGCCCACGAGATCAACCAGCCCTTGAGCGTGATCCAGACCAGCGTGGACCTGGTGAACCGGCGGCTGGTTCGCGGGGAGGTGCCGGAGAAGGCCCTGCTCGACAGGCTTGTGCACGTGATCGACGCGCAGATAGAGCGGGCCGACAAAATCATCGGCCACATGCGCGAGTTCGGCCGCAAGGCCGATCCCGATCTGGAGACCGTGGACCTCAACGAGGTCATCGTGCGCTCCTTCGAGTTCTTCAGCCAGCAACTCGTGATCCGCGATATCGAGGTGGTCTGGGAGCTGGCGGACAAGCTGCCGCCGGTGCGCTGCGAACCCAACCGCATGGAGCAGGTCTACATCAATTTCCTCATCAATGCCCGCGACGCCATCGAAGAGCGCCACGCCCTGGCCAGCAAACGGGGCGAGGAGGAAAACCTGCCGCCCAAACGCATCACCGTGAAGACGCTGGCCAACCAGGAGTTCGTCACCACGCGCATCAGCGATACAGGCGTTGGCGTGCCCGCGGAAATCGCCCCCAAGATTTTCGAGCCCTTCTTCACCACCAAGCAGGTGGGCAAGGGCACCGGCCTTGGCCTTTCCATCAGCTACGGCATCGTCAAGGAGTATGGCGGCGATGTCTACGTGAACAACAACGAGACCGGCGGAGCCAGCTTCCACATCCGGCTGCCCGTGGCCAGGACAGCCCGATCCGGTCCCGTCGACAAGGAGTCGTGA
- a CDS encoding response regulator — translation MPETSLSHPNRDQEDISRPEQRESLQARRVLIVDDDEAIREILSLSVEDLGYEVSSARNGEIALEELDTFKPDIVLTDIKMPGIDGVELLRRIKTHDPEIEVIMISGHGDMDLAIKSLQHEALDFITKPVRDEVLVNALRRASERIAMRRQIREHTENLERIVKEKSARLVELERQIAVGQVVEGLSSAMKSLCQAFDEPEARTEAPDVPGPGERRELVGPGYFNELPCFIAVHSRYLEIVAVNDLYAERIGDLTGHSSWEAYFDREGSGNACPVATTVEQGKGRRSREALRDKNGKPVPVLVHTAPIFNNDNEVELVIELSVDISEVSRLQEAARAAQEKFQRLFDAVPCYIAVVNREHNIVEANRLYRREFAGRELGCCYDALHKRDEPCKECIAQETFLDGGSHQTETVVIARNGDPRNVLVQSAPIRDEHGEVVQALEIATDITQIRALQDHLASLGLMLGSMSHGVKGLLTSLDGGVFKVDAGLRRDDPEKVRQGWSVVRDKIHRIRKMVLDILYYAKSREPELHDVDVATFIEDLQGIVEPKARERDVAMRLDVAGGLDTLPMDETAMTSAMVNFLENAVDACADDPKADHEIVLRAGPAELRGEPAVRFSIEDNGQGMDQEVIDKMFTLFFSSKGSQGTGLGLFVSNQIIEQHGGAIRVESTPGEGSVVEVLLPRYREVGDRA, via the coding sequence ATGCCCGAGACCTCTTTGTCCCATCCGAACCGAGACCAGGAAGACATCTCCAGGCCCGAGCAGCGCGAAAGCCTGCAGGCCAGACGTGTTCTCATCGTGGACGACGACGAAGCGATCCGCGAAATCCTTTCCCTTTCCGTCGAAGACCTCGGCTACGAAGTCAGCTCCGCCAGAAACGGCGAGATCGCCCTGGAAGAGCTCGATACGTTCAAGCCGGACATCGTTCTCACGGACATCAAGATGCCCGGTATCGACGGCGTGGAGCTATTGCGCCGCATCAAGACGCACGACCCCGAAATCGAAGTGATCATGATTTCAGGCCATGGTGACATGGACCTCGCCATCAAGAGCCTGCAGCACGAGGCCCTCGATTTCATCACCAAGCCCGTGCGCGACGAGGTGCTCGTCAACGCCCTGCGCCGCGCCTCCGAACGCATCGCCATGCGCCGGCAGATTCGCGAGCACACCGAGAACCTGGAGCGCATCGTCAAGGAGAAGTCCGCCCGCCTTGTGGAGCTCGAAAGGCAGATCGCCGTGGGCCAGGTGGTGGAAGGGCTGTCCTCGGCCATGAAGAGCCTTTGCCAGGCTTTCGATGAACCCGAGGCCAGGACCGAAGCGCCCGATGTTCCAGGCCCGGGAGAACGCCGGGAGCTTGTGGGACCGGGCTACTTCAATGAGCTTCCCTGCTTCATTGCCGTACACAGTCGCTATCTGGAGATCGTGGCCGTCAACGACCTCTACGCGGAACGCATCGGCGACCTCACAGGCCACAGCAGTTGGGAAGCGTATTTTGACCGCGAGGGCAGCGGCAACGCCTGCCCGGTGGCGACCACAGTGGAGCAGGGCAAGGGCCGGCGCAGCCGCGAGGCATTGCGCGACAAGAACGGCAAGCCCGTTCCCGTGCTCGTGCACACCGCGCCTATTTTCAACAACGACAATGAAGTCGAACTCGTCATCGAACTGTCCGTGGACATCTCCGAGGTCTCCAGGCTGCAGGAGGCGGCCCGCGCCGCCCAGGAGAAGTTTCAGCGGCTGTTCGACGCCGTGCCATGCTACATCGCCGTGGTGAACCGTGAGCACAACATCGTGGAGGCCAACCGGCTCTACCGGCGTGAGTTCGCCGGTCGCGAGCTCGGCTGCTGCTACGACGCTCTGCACAAGCGCGACGAGCCGTGCAAGGAGTGTATCGCCCAGGAGACTTTCCTGGATGGCGGCTCCCATCAGACCGAGACCGTAGTGATCGCCAGAAACGGCGACCCACGCAACGTGCTCGTGCAGTCCGCGCCCATACGCGACGAACACGGCGAGGTCGTACAGGCCCTGGAGATCGCTACGGACATTACACAGATTCGCGCCCTGCAGGACCACCTCGCCTCCCTCGGCCTCATGCTCGGCTCCATGTCCCATGGGGTCAAAGGCCTGCTCACCTCCCTGGACGGCGGTGTCTTCAAGGTGGACGCCGGCCTGCGCCGGGACGACCCGGAAAAGGTCCGCCAGGGCTGGAGCGTGGTGCGCGACAAGATCCACCGCATCCGCAAGATGGTCCTCGATATTCTGTATTACGCCAAGTCCCGCGAACCTGAACTGCACGACGTGGATGTCGCGACGTTTATCGAAGATCTTCAGGGGATCGTGGAGCCCAAGGCGCGGGAACGCGACGTGGCCATGCGTCTGGATGTCGCCGGCGGCCTGGACACCCTGCCCATGGACGAGACCGCCATGACGTCGGCCATGGTCAACTTCCTGGAAAACGCCGTGGACGCCTGCGCAGACGATCCCAAGGCGGACCATGAGATAGTGCTGCGCGCCGGACCGGCCGAGCTGCGCGGCGAACCGGCCGTGCGTTTCAGCATCGAGGACAATGGCCAGGGCATGGATCAGGAAGTCATCGACAAGATGTTCACCCTGTTCTTCTCCTCCAAAGGCTCCCAGGGCACGGGGCTCGGCCTGTTCGTCTCCAACCAGATCATCGAGCAGCACGGCGGCGCCATCCGCGTGGAATCCACGCCCGGGGAAGGGAGCGTGGTCGAAGTACTCCTGCCCAGGTATCGCGAGGTTGGGGACAGAGCATGA
- a CDS encoding response regulator: protein MAKKILIIDDDPEILSYMEDLLKEEGYRTFTAKDGVEGISMAQMHNPDLITLDMDMPGRGGTMFYVKLRQEPSLADIPVIVISGVGPRPPAISKSVPVVSKPVESVKVLRLIKEMLGESVTE, encoded by the coding sequence ATGGCCAAGAAGATACTCATCATCGACGACGATCCCGAAATCCTCTCGTACATGGAGGATTTGCTCAAGGAAGAGGGCTACCGGACCTTTACCGCCAAAGACGGCGTGGAAGGAATATCCATGGCCCAGATGCACAACCCCGATCTCATAACCCTGGACATGGACATGCCCGGCCGCGGCGGCACCATGTTCTACGTGAAGCTGCGCCAGGAACCCTCCCTGGCCGACATCCCGGTCATCGTCATCAGCGGCGTGGGGCCCCGTCCGCCGGCGATCAGCAAGAGCGTTCCGGTGGTCTCCAAGCCCGTGGAGTCCGTCAAGGTGCTGCGCCTCATCAAGGAGATGCTCGGTGAGAGCGTGACCGAATAA
- a CDS encoding DUF1641 domain-containing protein: MADSENKLILEKLEAIEAELMEMRKAREGIEELKEDLSPLMKQSFQIMLRELGEVETGFQLEDSFHLLKRFMRNMNNIAFALDQLENFIELFHTVEPLLKGAVNHGIYELGRLEQRGVFRTYAAMLEVRAKIAKEYGPEDIEAMGDNFVAMLGLLKKMSSPELVEFLGKLADVPAGVQLEEAKPVGMAGMISALRDPEVRQGVGVALQLTKALGKIKDQ; the protein is encoded by the coding sequence ATGGCAGACAGCGAAAACAAATTGATTCTCGAGAAGCTCGAGGCCATCGAGGCCGAGCTGATGGAGATGCGAAAGGCCCGCGAAGGCATCGAGGAGCTCAAGGAAGACTTGAGCCCGCTCATGAAGCAGTCGTTCCAGATCATGCTGCGCGAACTGGGCGAAGTGGAGACGGGCTTCCAGCTGGAAGACTCCTTCCACCTGCTCAAGCGCTTCATGCGCAACATGAACAACATCGCCTTCGCCCTCGACCAGCTCGAAAACTTCATCGAGCTCTTCCATACCGTTGAGCCGCTGCTGAAGGGCGCCGTGAACCACGGCATCTATGAACTCGGCCGGCTTGAGCAGCGCGGCGTGTTCCGCACCTACGCAGCCATGCTCGAAGTGCGTGCAAAAATCGCCAAAGAATACGGTCCCGAGGATATCGAGGCCATGGGCGACAACTTCGTGGCTATGCTCGGCCTGCTCAAGAAGATGTCGAGTCCCGAGCTTGTGGAGTTCCTCGGAAAGCTCGCAGACGTCCCAGCGGGCGTCCAGCTGGAAGAGGCCAAGCCCGTGGGCATGGCCGGGATGATCTCCGCCCTGCGCGACCCGGAGGTCCGCCAGGGAGTCGGGGTCGCCCTCCAGCTCACCAAGGCCCTGGGCAAGATCAAGGACCAGTAG
- the sqr gene encoding type III sulfide quinone reductase, selenoprotein subtype translates to MKKLLILGAGAGGVMVATKIRKKLDPKEWQITIIDRTWQHHYQAGWLFVPFEIYDINDCIKPQMDFIPKGVEFVQDEITNIDPETKKVTTKNGSYDYDWIVVGTGCRVAPEEIEGMEEGWGKNIQTFYTPEGAVDLQKKLKHFEKGKLVLNIAEMPIKCPVAPLEFVFLADWFFMINDVRCNIEIELVTPLAGAFTKPVAAEILGKLCEEKNIKITPNFEIGSVDHERKVIESHKGEEVDYDLLVSIPPNFGSKVIEDCEIGDVMGYMETDHHTLKSTKYENMYIIGDATNVPTSKAGSVAHYEADIVVENLVREIEGLAPRPDFDGHSTCFIVSGYEKAILIDFNYKIEPLPGKYPFPGVGPMSLLEETYLNYWGKMMFKWVYFNQMLKGKELPLEPQMFMAGKKRMGACSL, encoded by the coding sequence ATGAAGAAATTACTGATTCTGGGCGCCGGCGCAGGCGGCGTCATGGTTGCCACGAAGATCCGCAAGAAGCTGGATCCCAAGGAGTGGCAGATCACGATTATCGATCGCACCTGGCAGCACCATTACCAAGCCGGCTGGCTGTTCGTGCCGTTCGAGATCTACGACATCAACGACTGCATCAAGCCGCAGATGGACTTCATCCCCAAGGGCGTGGAGTTCGTGCAGGACGAGATCACGAACATCGATCCCGAGACCAAGAAGGTGACCACCAAGAACGGTTCCTACGATTACGACTGGATCGTGGTCGGCACGGGCTGCCGCGTGGCGCCGGAAGAGATCGAGGGCATGGAGGAAGGCTGGGGCAAGAACATCCAGACTTTCTACACCCCCGAGGGCGCGGTGGATCTGCAGAAGAAGCTGAAGCACTTCGAAAAGGGCAAGCTCGTCCTGAACATCGCCGAGATGCCCATCAAGTGCCCGGTGGCCCCGCTGGAGTTCGTGTTCCTGGCAGACTGGTTCTTCATGATCAACGATGTGCGCTGCAACATCGAGATCGAGCTCGTCACTCCGCTGGCCGGCGCGTTCACCAAGCCTGTGGCCGCGGAGATCCTCGGCAAGCTCTGCGAAGAGAAGAACATCAAGATCACGCCCAACTTCGAGATCGGCTCCGTGGACCACGAGCGGAAAGTCATCGAGTCCCACAAGGGCGAGGAAGTGGACTACGATCTGCTCGTCTCCATTCCGCCGAACTTCGGCTCCAAGGTCATCGAGGACTGCGAGATCGGCGACGTGATGGGCTACATGGAGACAGACCACCACACGCTGAAGTCCACCAAATACGAGAACATGTACATCATCGGCGACGCCACCAACGTGCCCACCTCCAAAGCCGGCAGCGTGGCGCACTACGAGGCCGACATCGTGGTGGAGAACCTCGTGCGCGAGATCGAGGGCCTGGCTCCCCGTCCGGACTTCGACGGCCACTCCACCTGCTTCATCGTTTCCGGCTACGAGAAGGCCATCCTCATCGACTTCAACTACAAGATCGAGCCCCTGCCCGGTAAGTATCCCTTCCCCGGCGTAGGTCCCATGTCCCTGCTCGAGGAAACCTACCTGAACTACTGGGGCAAGATGATGTTCAAGTGGGTTTACTTCAACCAGATGCTCAAAGGCAAAGAACTGCCCCTCGAGCCCCAGATGTTCATGGCCGGCAAAAAGCGCATGGGCGCCTGCAGCCTGTAA
- a CDS encoding sigma-54-dependent transcriptional regulator: protein MAHVTNPAAPILLVDDEEQALRSYDLNLRYHGYTNTVRCQDSREAPAMLENQEFSLVVLDLCMPHVSGEELLEVIRRVQPSLPSIVVTGHNEVETAVRCMRAGALNFLLKPVDRQRLLEAVDNALNQAAVDAESEAGIPGGNAPDTEDSEWDGDGLVIADPAMQEVRKRLKAFAVTEAPALILGETGVGKELAARAIHTMSGRSGRFVALNAAGLDDVFFADTLFGHEKGAYTNAQGSRTGLVDAAAGGSLFLDEIGDLSFASQLKLLRLIQEKEYYPLGSDKSRPLRARIIAATNKTLPELMDPACFRRDLFFRLRTHLVQIPPLRERPQDIPILVRHFLKRAAAELGMAQPRITPDFLALLAQHHFPGNVRELESMLYNALAVQRAETQEEADSTVRRVLDDKAVLEWMHFQQETPLSVASTGGATANGNGASGVNLGRDLSLGEGFPTLREAQERVIEEAMRRCDGNQSAAARLLGISRQALNRRLNTTRKS from the coding sequence ATGGCTCACGTCACTAATCCCGCTGCGCCGATTCTTCTCGTGGACGACGAAGAACAGGCGTTGCGAAGTTATGATCTCAACTTGCGATACCATGGATACACGAACACCGTGCGCTGCCAGGACAGCCGGGAAGCGCCGGCCATGCTGGAGAATCAGGAGTTTTCCCTGGTCGTGCTCGATCTATGCATGCCCCATGTCTCCGGCGAGGAGTTGCTGGAAGTCATCCGCCGCGTCCAGCCGTCGCTGCCCTCCATCGTGGTCACCGGCCACAACGAGGTGGAAACGGCCGTGCGCTGCATGCGGGCCGGAGCCCTCAATTTTCTGCTCAAGCCTGTGGACAGGCAGCGGTTGCTGGAGGCCGTGGACAACGCCCTGAACCAGGCCGCCGTGGATGCGGAATCCGAAGCCGGGATTCCCGGGGGCAATGCACCGGACACGGAAGACTCGGAGTGGGACGGCGACGGCCTCGTCATCGCCGATCCGGCCATGCAGGAGGTGCGCAAGCGTCTCAAGGCTTTCGCCGTCACCGAGGCGCCGGCGCTTATTCTGGGCGAGACCGGAGTGGGCAAGGAGTTGGCCGCTCGCGCCATCCACACCATGAGCGGCCGGTCGGGCCGTTTCGTGGCGCTCAACGCCGCGGGCCTGGACGACGTGTTCTTCGCGGACACCCTCTTCGGGCACGAAAAGGGGGCGTACACCAACGCCCAAGGCTCCCGCACCGGTCTGGTGGACGCCGCAGCGGGCGGCAGCCTCTTTCTGGATGAGATCGGCGATCTTTCATTCGCTTCCCAGCTCAAGTTGCTGCGGCTGATCCAGGAGAAGGAATACTACCCGCTCGGCTCGGACAAGTCGCGGCCTCTGCGCGCCCGTATCATCGCCGCCACCAACAAGACCCTGCCCGAGCTCATGGACCCGGCATGTTTCCGGCGTGATCTGTTCTTCAGGCTGCGCACCCACCTGGTGCAGATTCCGCCGCTTCGGGAGCGCCCGCAGGACATCCCGATTCTGGTGCGCCATTTTCTGAAGCGCGCCGCCGCGGAGTTGGGCATGGCTCAGCCGCGCATCACTCCGGATTTCCTGGCTTTGCTGGCGCAGCACCATTTCCCGGGCAATGTGCGCGAGCTGGAGTCCATGCTCTACAACGCCCTGGCTGTGCAGCGCGCTGAAACCCAGGAAGAAGCAGACAGTACGGTACGCCGTGTTCTGGATGATAAGGCCGTGCTGGAATGGATGCATTTCCAGCAGGAGACGCCTTTGTCCGTCGCATCCACCGGCGGTGCGACCGCAAATGGCAACGGTGCGTCCGGCGTCAATCTCGGCCGCGACCTGTCCCTCGGGGAAGGGTTTCCCACGTTGAGGGAGGCTCAGGAACGGGTGATCGAGGAAGCCATGCGCCGCTGCGACGGCAATCAGAGCGCCGCGGCGCGTCTGCTCGGCATCTCCCGCCAGGCCCTCAACCGCCGCCTCAACACCACGCGCAAGTCCTAG
- a CDS encoding PAS domain-containing sensor histidine kinase: MPTHLAPPAFPAEMIDALPIGVVHADASDRIIYVNREFFVLTECTPIDLEFMNFQDVLSMFCLGMACEPGPDKSINCPEDKWLAVEQYIRTSAGGLAWVRVRISTFQGPDGPVRQLLVEDVSKYKDLIDLLLPRPDSRGPDPERRSDPVCGFLPNWALTFSNFSFLRVVGRSREDITGEDFLSLMPGTAREQCRAAVESISLERPVAEVECLMRHEGEGPARREVWMRWVIQGSFYKTGHVKDYQAFGMDISEQKLAESRYIHADRLASLGAMVSGVAHEINNPNNFIMLNTPLLQDIWSSVAPVLEARRAAGEELPGGLPLDHVLEDVPQLIQGIQDGSSRIKNIVAELKNFGRRDVSGDFELLSFNEVVQSALSLMHKTIEKHTHRFEMRLDPTPPLIMGRRQRLEQIIVNLVHNACLALNCLSEAVVVETRRDKAAGLAILEVRDDGVGIPPEVLPHVTDPFYSTRHERGGAGLGLPISLSIVREHEGTLHIESPPSDEPEKNHGTLVRAEFPLAG; encoded by the coding sequence ATGCCAACGCATTTAGCGCCGCCGGCGTTCCCGGCGGAAATGATAGACGCATTGCCCATCGGCGTGGTTCATGCCGATGCTTCGGACCGCATCATCTACGTGAACCGCGAGTTTTTCGTGCTCACGGAATGTACGCCCATCGATTTGGAATTCATGAACTTTCAGGACGTGCTCAGCATGTTCTGTCTGGGCATGGCCTGCGAGCCCGGGCCGGACAAGAGCATCAACTGTCCGGAGGACAAGTGGCTCGCCGTGGAGCAGTACATCCGCACCAGCGCCGGCGGTCTGGCCTGGGTGCGGGTGCGGATATCCACGTTTCAGGGTCCGGACGGCCCGGTGCGTCAACTCCTCGTGGAGGACGTGAGCAAGTACAAAGACCTCATCGACCTGCTACTGCCGCGGCCGGACAGCCGCGGGCCCGATCCGGAGCGGCGGTCCGATCCGGTTTGCGGATTTCTGCCCAACTGGGCGCTGACGTTTTCGAATTTCTCATTCCTGCGCGTGGTGGGCCGCTCGCGGGAGGATATCACGGGCGAGGATTTCCTGAGTCTCATGCCCGGGACGGCCAGGGAGCAGTGCCGCGCTGCCGTGGAGTCGATCTCCCTGGAGCGGCCGGTGGCCGAGGTCGAGTGCCTGATGCGCCATGAAGGCGAAGGGCCTGCGCGCCGGGAGGTGTGGATGCGCTGGGTAATTCAGGGATCGTTCTACAAGACAGGCCACGTCAAAGACTACCAGGCATTCGGCATGGACATCAGCGAACAGAAGCTCGCCGAGTCCCGCTACATCCATGCGGACCGGCTGGCCTCCCTTGGGGCGATGGTCTCCGGGGTGGCGCACGAGATCAACAATCCCAACAACTTCATCATGCTGAACACGCCGCTTCTGCAGGACATCTGGTCCAGCGTCGCCCCTGTGCTGGAGGCGCGGCGCGCCGCCGGAGAGGAACTGCCGGGCGGACTGCCTCTGGATCACGTGCTGGAGGACGTGCCGCAGCTCATCCAGGGTATTCAGGACGGCTCTTCCCGCATAAAGAACATTGTGGCCGAACTGAAGAATTTCGGCCGACGAGACGTAAGCGGGGATTTCGAGCTGTTGTCCTTCAACGAGGTGGTTCAGTCCGCTCTGTCGCTCATGCACAAGACCATCGAGAAGCACACGCACCGATTCGAGATGCGCCTCGATCCCACCCCGCCCCTCATCATGGGCCGGCGGCAGCGGCTGGAGCAGATCATAGTCAACCTCGTGCACAACGCCTGCCTGGCCCTGAACTGCCTGAGCGAAGCCGTGGTGGTGGAGACGCGCCGGGACAAGGCTGCCGGTCTGGCCATTCTGGAGGTGCGGGACGACGGCGTGGGCATTCCCCCCGAAGTCCTGCCGCATGTCACCGACCCTTTCTACAGCACGCGGCATGAGCGCGGCGGCGCCGGCCTCGGCCTGCCCATCTCCCTGAGCATCGTGCGCGAGCATGAAGGAACCCTGCACATCGAGTCGCCCCCGAGCGACGAACCCGAAAAGAACCACGGCACCCTCGTGCGTGCCGAATTTCCTCTGGCCGGCTAG
- a CDS encoding AraC family transcriptional regulator → MSTRYPPVRGDVSFLRDPDLPGLEIRTSRYDAAAFPKHTHPGYSVGFVEAGGSRVFLRGRMGRLQRGAAVLIHPEEVHACNPEPGSSWAYRMFYIDRDFMAALAASVSESDGPVVEPVFAQVAVDDARLVADLRALHEAVAREASVLVKETLALSCIAGLLSRHAGGPEGPGSKARPESRTVRLAQEWLHAHWADTVRLADLANATNRSEYAVLRAFQRATGLTPHAYQVQLRMAKAREMLAAGRSIAEVAAETGHTDQSHFTNVFRAHAGATPGQYQRGC, encoded by the coding sequence ATGAGCACACGTTACCCGCCGGTGCGAGGAGATGTCTCCTTTCTTCGCGACCCGGACCTGCCCGGCCTGGAAATACGCACCTCCCGCTACGATGCGGCGGCCTTTCCCAAGCACACGCACCCGGGCTATTCTGTGGGTTTTGTGGAGGCGGGCGGAAGCCGGGTCTTTCTGCGCGGCCGTATGGGCCGGCTCCAGCGCGGCGCGGCCGTGCTCATTCACCCGGAGGAGGTCCACGCATGCAACCCGGAACCGGGCAGCAGCTGGGCGTACCGTATGTTCTACATCGACCGCGACTTCATGGCCGCCCTCGCAGCATCGGTTTCGGAATCGGATGGGCCGGTTGTCGAGCCGGTATTTGCACAGGTGGCGGTGGATGACGCGCGTCTTGTGGCGGACCTTAGGGCGCTGCACGAAGCCGTTGCCCGGGAGGCTTCTGTCCTGGTCAAGGAAACACTGGCGCTCAGCTGCATTGCCGGGCTGCTTTCTCGGCATGCTGGCGGGCCGGAAGGCCCGGGCTCCAAGGCTCGGCCGGAATCCCGCACTGTGCGGCTGGCGCAGGAATGGCTCCACGCCCACTGGGCGGACACCGTACGGCTGGCCGACCTGGCGAATGCGACGAATCGCAGCGAATACGCCGTATTGCGGGCTTTCCAGCGTGCAACGGGCCTCACCCCCCACGCCTACCAGGTACAGCTTCGCATGGCCAAAGCGCGCGAGATGCTCGCCGCCGGCCGATCCATAGCCGAGGTGGCTGCGGAGACCGGCCACACCGATCAGAGCCACTTCACCAACGTGTTCCGCGCCCACGCCGGCGCCACCCCCGGCCAGTACCAACGCGGCTGCTGA